One window of bacterium genomic DNA carries:
- a CDS encoding peptidoglycan DD-metalloendopeptidase family protein — MIAFWRENSYDILLLKTVVLFLAALFSSPGYAANKKDSLQQQINQAQGKVKAIEQQIRESENRLKKTRAGEEEVLRKIELCDQLAEKYKYKRAILDDKINSVKLKQEELSLEINREQGSVARQKNLLALRLRSVYQAGPLRFWRVILGAESMTELWRKVSYMKLIAEEDSRLIQRFSHQIEELKIKKEKMYLHQQEIEELQKSAAEQERAWIQKKNEKEKHLKALRARENEYRLAHQGLSNRLNDLQALLTDLEKKRRLQQIKPSPASGFAARRGKLPWPVQGKIVSSSPFGKQPTGTAGNATWRKGVTIQAPAGKEICSIYPGRVAYADWCLGYGKLLIVDHGEGYCSVYAHASELLVNSGDSVQEKQPIARIGDTGGVSSPQVYFEIRFRGNPVDPLIWLQ, encoded by the coding sequence ATGATTGCTTTTTGGAGAGAAAACAGCTATGATATCCTGTTGTTGAAAACCGTGGTACTTTTTCTGGCGGCTCTTTTCAGTTCCCCAGGGTATGCGGCAAATAAAAAGGACTCGCTGCAGCAGCAAATCAATCAGGCGCAGGGAAAGGTAAAGGCGATTGAGCAGCAAATCCGGGAGAGTGAGAACAGATTGAAAAAAACCCGGGCCGGAGAGGAGGAAGTTCTCCGCAAAATTGAACTCTGCGATCAATTAGCGGAAAAGTACAAGTATAAACGCGCCATACTGGACGATAAAATAAATAGTGTTAAGCTGAAGCAGGAAGAATTGAGCCTTGAGATCAACCGAGAGCAGGGCTCTGTGGCCAGGCAGAAAAATCTCCTGGCCTTACGCCTTCGATCAGTATATCAGGCAGGACCCTTGAGATTCTGGCGGGTGATTCTGGGAGCTGAGTCCATGACTGAACTTTGGCGGAAGGTGAGCTACATGAAATTGATTGCCGAAGAGGATTCCCGATTGATCCAGCGGTTTTCCCATCAAATAGAAGAGCTTAAGATTAAAAAAGAAAAGATGTATCTTCATCAGCAGGAAATCGAGGAGCTTCAAAAAAGCGCAGCCGAACAGGAAAGAGCGTGGATCCAAAAGAAAAATGAGAAAGAAAAGCACCTCAAGGCACTTCGGGCCCGGGAAAATGAATACCGTCTTGCCCATCAGGGATTATCGAACCGATTAAACGATCTTCAGGCATTATTGACCGATCTGGAAAAGAAGCGCCGCCTGCAGCAGATCAAACCTTCTCCTGCGTCCGGATTTGCAGCCAGAAGGGGCAAGCTCCCCTGGCCTGTCCAGGGAAAGATCGTTTCCTCTTCTCCTTTCGGCAAACAACCCACCGGCACAGCGGGGAATGCAACCTGGAGAAAAGGAGTCACTATTCAGGCCCCGGCTGGGAAGGAAATCTGCTCTATTTATCCAGGAAGAGTGGCCTATGCGGACTGGTGTCTTGGATATGGGAAATTGCTGATTGTGGACCACGGAGAAGGGTATTGCAGTGTCTATGCCCATGCCTCGGAATTGCTGGTAAATTCCGGGGACTCCGTCCAGGAGAAACAACCCATCGCCCGGATTGGTGATACCGGAGGTGTGAGCAGTC